One Cohnella candidum genomic region harbors:
- the hemB gene encoding porphobilinogen synthase, with translation MTYPNTRHRRLRGSAALRSMVRETSLSADDFIAPIFIARGTGVKQEISSMPGVYNWSLDRMGEELSQLARLGIRAVLVFGVPDPSEKDALGACAYDEQGIVQEAIRRIKAEYPELLVVADTCLCEFTDHGHCGVVHDHGGVAVVDNDESLKLLVQTAVSQAQAGADIIAPSNMMDGFVAAIREGLDEAGFVNVPIMSYSVKYSSAYYGPFREAAQSAPQFGDRKSYQMDPGNAREALREARSDVEEGADFLMVKPGLAYLDIVRALRERFDLPLVVYNVSAEYSMVKAAAMQGWIDEKAIVLETLLGMKRAGADLIITYHAKDAARWMNGQA, from the coding sequence ATGACATACCCGAATACAAGACATCGCAGGCTTCGCGGCTCGGCCGCGCTCCGGAGCATGGTGAGGGAAACTTCGCTCAGCGCGGACGACTTCATCGCGCCGATCTTCATCGCGCGGGGTACGGGGGTCAAGCAGGAGATTTCGTCGATGCCCGGCGTATACAACTGGTCGCTGGACAGGATGGGTGAAGAGCTGTCCCAACTGGCCCGGCTGGGCATTCGGGCGGTGCTCGTGTTCGGCGTTCCGGATCCTTCGGAGAAAGACGCTCTGGGCGCCTGCGCATACGACGAGCAAGGCATCGTGCAGGAAGCGATCCGCCGCATCAAGGCGGAATATCCGGAACTGCTCGTCGTGGCGGACACCTGCTTGTGCGAGTTCACCGACCATGGCCATTGCGGCGTCGTGCACGACCACGGGGGAGTCGCCGTCGTCGACAACGACGAGTCGCTGAAGCTGCTCGTGCAGACGGCGGTATCGCAGGCTCAGGCCGGCGCGGACATCATCGCGCCTTCCAACATGATGGACGGCTTCGTCGCCGCCATCCGCGAAGGGCTGGACGAAGCCGGCTTCGTGAACGTGCCGATCATGTCCTACTCGGTCAAATACTCCTCGGCTTATTACGGTCCTTTCCGCGAAGCCGCCCAATCGGCGCCGCAATTCGGCGACCGCAAGTCGTATCAGATGGATCCGGGCAACGCGCGCGAAGCGCTTCGCGAAGCAAGATCTGACGTGGAGGAAGGCGCCGACTTCCTGATGGTCAAGCCCGGCCTTGCCTATCTGGATATCGTCCGCGCCTTGCGGGAGCGGTTCGACCTGCCGCTCGTCGTTTATAACGTGAGCGCCGAATATTCGATGGTCAAAGCGGCCGCGATGCAAGGGTGGATCGACGAGAAGGCGATCGTGCTCGAGACGCTGCTCGGCATGAAGCGCGCCGGCGCCGATTTGATCATCACGTACCACGCTAAGGACGCGGCGCGCTGGATGAACGGCCAGGCTTAA
- the cobA gene encoding uroporphyrinogen-III C-methyltransferase translates to MAMGKVYLVGAGPGDPKLITLRGLEALKRSDCVVYDRLAGPQLLNRARPSAEFIYVGKLPDRHTMKQEEINRLLVDLALQGKTVVRLKGGDPTVFGRVGEEAELLRKNGVPYEIVPGITSAIAVPAYAGIPVTHRDLASSFSVITGHESPDKLDRSIQWDKVTNATGTLVFLMGVSKIGYIAEQLVKYGRPPETPVALVRWGTRAEQRTLTGTLSDIEEKVKAAGFEPPAVIVVGEVVRQRETLAWIEKKPLFGTRVLVTRARSQASELTDKIDDFGGEPYEFPVIETRMPESDAAVQAVKDAIGAAETYDWVLLTSVNGVEYFYRWLDLCGIDIRRFHRARFAAVGPKTAEALAARGLRADVLPEKFLAEGLLETLAGEMKAGQRALLPRGDLARETLPRELEKRGVEAVEIDVYETVQADSQDPFLLEMLETGEIHAVTFTSSSTVTNLLQALRRLGAENPAALLDGVDIACIGPITARTAEENGLKVTAVAESSTIDGLVDVLCKLRQQRGD, encoded by the coding sequence ATGGCCATGGGGAAAGTGTATCTGGTCGGCGCGGGACCGGGAGATCCTAAGTTGATCACGTTGAGGGGGCTCGAAGCCCTGAAGCGTTCCGACTGCGTCGTGTACGACCGGCTGGCGGGACCGCAGCTGCTGAACCGGGCGCGTCCCAGCGCCGAATTCATTTACGTCGGCAAGCTGCCGGACCGCCATACGATGAAGCAGGAGGAAATCAACCGGCTGCTCGTGGATTTGGCGCTTCAAGGCAAAACGGTCGTGCGCCTCAAAGGCGGAGATCCGACGGTGTTCGGCCGTGTGGGGGAAGAGGCCGAGCTGCTCCGAAAGAACGGCGTTCCGTATGAAATCGTTCCGGGCATCACGTCCGCGATCGCTGTGCCGGCTTATGCGGGGATTCCCGTGACGCACCGTGATCTGGCCTCATCCTTTTCCGTCATTACCGGACACGAAAGCCCCGACAAGCTCGACCGATCCATCCAATGGGACAAAGTCACGAACGCCACCGGCACCTTGGTTTTCCTCATGGGCGTCTCGAAAATCGGCTATATCGCGGAGCAGCTCGTCAAATACGGCAGGCCGCCCGAGACGCCGGTCGCCCTGGTTCGCTGGGGCACGAGGGCGGAACAGCGGACGCTGACCGGCACGCTGTCCGATATCGAAGAGAAAGTGAAGGCCGCGGGCTTTGAGCCGCCCGCGGTGATCGTCGTGGGCGAGGTCGTGCGCCAGCGGGAAACGCTCGCCTGGATCGAGAAGAAGCCGCTCTTCGGCACTCGGGTGCTCGTCACCCGGGCGCGTTCCCAGGCGAGCGAGTTGACGGACAAGATCGACGATTTTGGCGGCGAGCCTTACGAATTCCCGGTGATCGAAACCCGGATGCCGGAGTCGGACGCCGCGGTTCAAGCCGTGAAGGATGCGATCGGCGCCGCGGAAACGTATGATTGGGTTCTCCTGACCAGCGTGAACGGGGTGGAATATTTCTACCGCTGGCTGGATTTGTGCGGAATCGATATCCGGAGGTTCCACCGCGCCCGCTTCGCCGCCGTCGGGCCCAAAACGGCGGAAGCGCTGGCGGCTCGCGGCTTGCGTGCGGACGTTCTGCCCGAGAAGTTCCTGGCGGAGGGACTGCTGGAAACGTTGGCCGGCGAAATGAAAGCCGGCCAGAGGGCGCTGCTGCCGAGAGGGGACCTTGCCCGGGAAACGCTCCCGAGGGAATTGGAGAAACGCGGCGTGGAAGCGGTGGAAATCGACGTGTACGAAACCGTCCAGGCGGACAGCCAGGATCCTTTTCTTCTGGAAATGCTGGAGACCGGGGAAATCCACGCCGTCACGTTCACGAGCTCGTCCACCGTCACCAACCTGCTTCAAGCCCTCAGGCGATTGGGCGCGGAGAATCCGGCCGCGCTGCTGGACGGCGTGGACATCGCCTGCATCGGACCGATTACTGCGCGGACCGCGGAGGAGAACGGACTGAAGGTGACGGCCGTCGCGGAAAGCTCGACGATCGACGGCTTGGTCGACGTATTATGCAAGCTTAGGCAACAGAGAGGAGATTGA